In the Octadecabacter sp. SW4 genome, one interval contains:
- a CDS encoding M17 family metallopeptidase — MFTPKFAAPRSDAIPLIACDPDGIDDALDTLPNAQTNWARANGFQGGAGECLVLPNADGGVAAAVIGLGTADAQKRGRFLAATGLRKLPKGTYRLSRGLKPAALEEAALGYLLESYRFDRYATQKPMAALLVAPEGVDAARLEIIAAGECLTRDLINTPACDMGPDDLEGAARDLAQTHGATVAVTTGDDLLAANFPMIHAVGRAADRAPRLIDLRCGKAGPKLTLVGKGVCFDTGGLNIKPGASMGLMKKDMGGAAAVLGLAHMIMALGLKVQLRVLIPAVENSIGGNAFRPQDILTSRKGLTVEINNTDAEGRLVLADALAYADEDSPDQIISMATLTGAARVAVGPDIAPFFTDDDDLADALTTAARAVADPVWRMPFHDPYEAMIEPGVADLDNAPKGGFAGATTAALFLRRFVSAAPYTHFDIYGWQPTAAPARPKGGVGQGTRTLLQALPDIMGL, encoded by the coding sequence ATGTTCACCCCGAAATTTGCCGCCCCTCGATCTGACGCGATCCCGTTGATCGCCTGCGACCCTGACGGCATCGATGATGCGTTGGATACATTGCCCAACGCGCAGACAAACTGGGCGCGCGCCAACGGGTTTCAGGGCGGTGCGGGCGAATGTCTGGTCTTGCCAAATGCCGATGGCGGCGTGGCTGCGGCGGTGATCGGGTTGGGCACCGCAGATGCACAAAAACGCGGGCGTTTTCTTGCGGCCACAGGTTTGCGCAAGCTACCAAAAGGCACCTATCGCCTGTCCCGGGGGTTGAAGCCCGCCGCCCTTGAGGAGGCCGCGCTGGGCTATTTGCTCGAAAGCTATCGCTTTGACCGATATGCCACGCAAAAACCGATGGCGGCGCTGCTTGTCGCCCCCGAAGGTGTTGACGCGGCACGCCTTGAAATCATCGCTGCCGGCGAATGTCTGACCCGTGATCTGATTAATACGCCGGCCTGTGACATGGGGCCCGACGACCTTGAAGGTGCCGCGCGTGATCTGGCGCAAACCCACGGGGCGACCGTTGCCGTCACCACGGGCGATGACCTGCTTGCAGCCAATTTTCCGATGATCCATGCGGTTGGACGCGCCGCTGACCGCGCCCCGCGCCTGATTGATCTGCGCTGCGGCAAGGCAGGGCCGAAACTGACGCTGGTCGGCAAGGGCGTGTGTTTTGATACTGGCGGGCTGAACATCAAGCCGGGCGCGTCGATGGGCCTGATGAAAAAGGACATGGGCGGGGCGGCAGCCGTACTGGGCCTTGCGCATATGATCATGGCGCTGGGCCTGAAAGTGCAGTTGCGCGTGCTGATCCCGGCCGTTGAAAATAGCATTGGCGGCAATGCCTTTCGCCCGCAGGACATCCTGACCAGCCGTAAGGGGTTAACCGTTGAAATCAACAACACCGATGCCGAGGGGCGGTTGGTGCTGGCCGATGCGCTGGCCTATGCGGATGAAGACAGCCCTGATCAGATCATCTCTATGGCGACGTTGACAGGGGCCGCTCGGGTGGCCGTTGGCCCCGATATCGCGCCGTTCTTTACGGATGATGATGACCTGGCCGACGCCTTGACAACCGCAGCGCGTGCGGTTGCCGATCCGGTCTGGCGGATGCCCTTTCACGATCCCTACGAAGCGATGATCGAACCGGGCGTGGCCGATCTGGACAACGCACCCAAGGGCGGTTTCGCCGGGGCGACCACTGCAGCCCTGTTCCTGCGCCGGTTCGTCAGCGCCGCCCCCTACACCCATTTCGATATCTATGGCTGGCAACCCACCGCTGCGCCCGCCCGCCCCAAAGGCGGGGTCGGGCAGGGGACGCGGACACTGTTGCAGGCCTTGCCGGATATCATGGGCCTGTGA
- the fghA gene encoding S-formylglutathione hydrolase: MKTISENRCFGGTQGVYSHPSDVCGVDMTFGLFLPEEAEHTPVPVLWYLSGLTCTHENAMSKAGAQVWAAEHGIALCFPDTSPRGKGVADDDAYDLGQGAGFYVNATQKPWAPHFQMWDYVAKELPKVITANFAIDEDRQSITGHSMGGHGALTLGMGLPGQYRSVSAFAPICNPTKSDWGRKQFAAYWGDEKNWGPHDATLLMQDVGFDGPLLIDTGTDDQFWDLLGTQAFADAMAARRQPGQLRLQKGYDHSYFFVTTFIEDHIAFHAEALYS; encoded by the coding sequence ATGAAAACCATATCCGAAAACCGCTGCTTTGGTGGCACACAAGGCGTCTATTCGCACCCGTCCGATGTCTGCGGTGTCGATATGACGTTCGGTCTGTTCCTCCCCGAGGAGGCAGAGCACACGCCGGTTCCGGTGCTGTGGTATCTGTCGGGCCTGACCTGCACACATGAAAACGCCATGTCCAAGGCCGGGGCGCAGGTCTGGGCCGCCGAACACGGGATTGCGCTGTGTTTCCCCGACACCTCGCCGCGTGGCAAAGGGGTCGCTGATGACGATGCCTATGATCTGGGGCAGGGCGCCGGGTTCTATGTGAATGCCACGCAGAAACCCTGGGCACCGCACTTCCAGATGTGGGACTATGTCGCCAAAGAGCTTCCCAAGGTGATCACAGCCAATTTCGCCATCGACGAAGACCGCCAGTCAATCACCGGGCATTCGATGGGCGGGCATGGTGCGCTGACGCTGGGAATGGGATTGCCGGGGCAGTACCGCTCGGTGTCGGCCTTTGCGCCAATCTGCAACCCCACCAAAAGCGATTGGGGCCGCAAACAATTCGCGGCTTATTGGGGCGACGAAAAGAACTGGGGGCCGCATGACGCGACCTTGCTGATGCAGGACGTGGGATTTGACGGCCCGCTGCTGATTGACACAGGCACCGACGATCAGTTCTGGGATCTGCTGGGCACCCAAGCCTTTGCCGATGCGATGGCTGCGCGGCGCCAACCGGGCCAGCTGCGGCTGCAAAAGGGTTATGACCACAGCTACTTCTTTGTCACCACCTTTATCGAGGATCACATCGCCTTTCACGCCGAGGCGCTTTACTCGTGA
- a CDS encoding I78 family peptidase inhibitor: MKRFFPFLLMALAACEAAVLDGRDQRIIQPQMPIIGDDTCGAAPHAALIGQDATALERVLIMRAVRVIRPGMAVTMDYSAARINFDISESQRIERIWCG; this comes from the coding sequence ATGAAACGGTTTTTTCCATTTTTGCTGATGGCACTCGCGGCCTGCGAAGCGGCAGTGCTGGATGGTCGCGATCAGCGGATCATTCAGCCACAGATGCCGATTATCGGCGATGATACCTGTGGCGCGGCTCCGCATGCCGCACTGATCGGGCAGGACGCGACCGCACTCGAGCGGGTGTTGATTATGCGTGCTGTGCGCGTGATCCGCCCGGGCATGGCCGTGACAATGGATTACAGCGCCGCGCGGATCAATTTCGACATCTCGGAAAGTCAGCGCATTGAACGGATTTGGTGCGGTTAA
- a CDS encoding YaiI/YqxD family protein — MIYVDADACPVKAEVEKVGTRHRIKMFIVSNGGLRPSQNPLVENVIVPDGPDVADMWIADRAGPGDVVITGDIPLAAKCVEAGARVLKHDGEALTQANIGNILATRDLMADIRAADPFRQGGGKAFGKADRSRFLDALERELRAVK; from the coding sequence GTGATATACGTTGATGCCGATGCCTGCCCCGTCAAGGCCGAGGTCGAAAAGGTCGGCACCCGCCACCGCATCAAGATGTTCATCGTCAGCAATGGCGGCTTGCGTCCCTCGCAAAACCCCCTGGTCGAAAATGTGATCGTGCCTGATGGGCCGGACGTTGCCGATATGTGGATCGCGGACCGTGCGGGGCCGGGCGATGTGGTGATCACCGGTGATATCCCATTGGCTGCAAAATGCGTCGAGGCAGGCGCGCGCGTCTTGAAGCATGACGGCGAGGCCCTGACCCAAGCCAACATCGGCAACATCCTTGCCACCCGTGATCTGATGGCCGATATCCGCGCCGCTGATCCCTTTCGCCAAGGCGGCGGCAAGGCTTTCGGCAAGGCAGACCGGTCGCGGTTTCTTGACGCGCTGGAACGCGAATTACGGGCGGTCAAGTGA
- a CDS encoding nitroreductase family protein, giving the protein MTETPPTYMPLPLPDRREMSDDQMLAAAQGFYDHIKTRHTIRDYCDRPVPTEVIATCIQAAGTAPSGANQQPWHFVAISDRAMKSRIRAAAEEEEVKFYDGGGGDAWLKALEPIGTGADKPHLDIAPWLIVIFAQRWGERNGERIKHYYVPESVGIATGMLITALHTAGLSCLTHTPNPMKFLNDLCDRPDNEKPIMILAVGHPDDTATVPAIAKQKKPLDEIMTVYAAKE; this is encoded by the coding sequence ATGACCGAAACGCCGCCCACCTACATGCCTCTGCCGCTGCCCGACCGGCGCGAGATGTCCGATGATCAGATGCTGGCGGCGGCGCAGGGTTTTTACGACCACATCAAGACCCGCCACACGATCCGTGACTATTGCGACCGGCCTGTGCCGACCGAGGTGATTGCCACCTGCATTCAGGCCGCAGGCACAGCCCCCAGCGGTGCAAACCAGCAGCCTTGGCATTTCGTGGCCATTTCCGATCGGGCGATGAAATCGCGTATCCGCGCCGCTGCCGAAGAAGAAGAAGTGAAATTCTACGATGGCGGCGGGGGTGATGCCTGGCTCAAGGCGCTGGAACCGATTGGCACCGGGGCCGACAAACCGCACCTTGATATCGCCCCGTGGCTGATCGTGATCTTTGCCCAGCGTTGGGGTGAAAGGAACGGCGAACGGATCAAGCATTACTACGTTCCCGAAAGTGTCGGCATCGCCACCGGCATGCTGATTACCGCCTTGCACACCGCGGGCCTGTCCTGCCTGACACATACGCCCAACCCGATGAAGTTTCTGAACGATCTGTGTGATCGCCCCGACAATGAAAAACCGATCATGATTTTGGCCGTGGGCCACCCTGACGATACGGCCACGGTGCCCGCCATTGCCAAACAGAAAAAACCGCTGGACGAGATCATGACCGTCTATGCCGCCAAGGAGTAG
- a CDS encoding sodium-dependent bicarbonate transport family permease: MAEIFDLAATNLLSPVILFFILGLAAALARSDLSIPEAVAKGLSLYLLFAIGFKGGASVAAHGVDARLLASLGAGLLLSFALPFVAFGLLRVMTNLNRLDAAAVAAHYGSISIVTFVAASSVLEGRMIDAEGYMVAVAAAMEAPAILSALWLVARGAPDDERMDATLLREILLNGSIVLLVGSFAIGAITGQDGLDDISSFIVAPFLGVLCLFLLDMGLVAGRGLRAVRGQLSFGTVAFAMLMPLVGSTLGLGFGLLIGLSAGGVALLMVLSASASYIAVPAAMRVALPEANPSIYLTLSLGVTFPFNLTIGIPLYVAVASAIVGVK, translated from the coding sequence TTGGCCGAAATTTTCGACCTTGCCGCAACAAACCTGCTGTCCCCCGTCATCCTGTTTTTCATACTTGGTCTGGCCGCCGCCTTGGCCCGATCTGATCTGTCGATCCCCGAAGCCGTAGCCAAGGGCCTGTCGCTCTATCTGCTGTTTGCAATCGGGTTCAAGGGCGGCGCAAGCGTTGCGGCGCACGGTGTCGATGCGCGCCTGCTGGCCAGCCTTGGCGCGGGGCTGCTCCTGTCGTTCGCATTACCCTTCGTCGCGTTCGGATTGCTGCGGGTGATGACGAACCTCAACCGGCTTGATGCGGCGGCGGTCGCGGCCCACTACGGGTCGATTTCGATTGTGACCTTTGTTGCCGCCTCATCGGTTCTTGAGGGGCGTATGATTGACGCCGAAGGCTATATGGTGGCCGTGGCCGCCGCGATGGAAGCGCCCGCGATCCTGTCGGCCCTTTGGCTGGTCGCACGGGGTGCCCCGGATGACGAGCGGATGGACGCAACCTTGCTGCGTGAAATCCTGCTGAACGGGTCCATCGTGTTGCTGGTCGGATCGTTCGCGATCGGTGCGATCACGGGGCAGGACGGGCTGGACGACATTTCCAGCTTTATCGTCGCACCCTTTCTCGGCGTGCTTTGCCTGTTCCTACTGGACATGGGTCTTGTGGCGGGGCGGGGCCTGCGCGCAGTGCGCGGCCAGCTGAGCTTTGGGACGGTGGCTTTCGCGATGCTGATGCCGCTGGTCGGATCAACGCTGGGTCTTGGCTTTGGGCTGCTGATCGGGCTGTCCGCGGGTGGCGTTGCGCTGCTGATGGTCCTATCGGCCTCCGCAAGTTATATCGCCGTGCCCGCCGCGATGCGCGTCGCCCTGCCCGAGGCGAACCCGTCGATCTATCTGACGCTTTCGCTGGGTGTTACATTCCCGTTCAACCTTACCATTGGCATTCCGCTTTATGTGGCGGTGGCCAGCGCAATCGTGGGGGTCAAATGA
- a CDS encoding TetR/AcrR family transcriptional regulator, which produces MPDRSNTIKKGRKFDQVLTGATEVFLASGFEGASVDDIARAAGVSKATLYSYFPDKRLLFMEVAKCECCRQADLAVETIDMSAPVANVLRAAADHMIDFITSEFGQRIFRICVAESDRFPELGREFYNSGPALIRERLVGYFEQAVARGDLVIDDLTLAADQFHELCKADLFTRLVFNVSSSFTDAEKDRIAQGAVTTFLARFGA; this is translated from the coding sequence ATGCCGGACCGCAGCAATACCATCAAGAAGGGGCGCAAGTTCGATCAGGTGCTTACGGGCGCGACCGAGGTGTTTCTTGCCAGCGGGTTTGAAGGTGCAAGCGTCGATGACATCGCGCGTGCCGCTGGCGTATCCAAGGCCACGCTTTACAGCTACTTCCCTGACAAACGTCTGTTGTTCATGGAAGTCGCAAAGTGTGAATGCTGTCGCCAAGCCGACCTTGCGGTTGAGACAATCGACATGTCGGCGCCCGTAGCAAACGTGTTGCGCGCCGCCGCCGATCACATGATCGACTTTATCACTTCTGAATTCGGCCAGCGCATTTTCCGCATTTGCGTGGCTGAAAGTGATCGTTTCCCCGAACTGGGCCGCGAATTTTACAACAGCGGTCCGGCCCTGATCCGTGAAAGGCTGGTGGGCTATTTCGAACAGGCTGTCGCGCGGGGCGATTTGGTGATTGACGATTTGACCCTCGCCGCCGACCAGTTTCACGAGCTGTGCAAGGCCGATCTGTTCACGCGGTTGGTCTTTAACGTGTCCAGCAGTTTCACGGACGCCGAAAAGGACCGTATCGCACAGGGTGCCGTGACCACCTTTCTGGCCCGCTTTGGCGCCTAG
- a CDS encoding S-(hydroxymethyl)glutathione dehydrogenase/class III alcohol dehydrogenase, translated as MRTRAAVATQAGKPLEIMDVNLDGPRAGEVLVEIKATGICHTDEFTLSGADPEGLFPAILGHEGAGVVVDVGPDVKSLKKGDHVIPLYTPECRECEYCLNPKTNLCQSIRSTQGQGVMPDGTSRFSTLDGDPILHYMGCSTFSNYTVLPEIALAKVREDAPFDKICYIGCGVTTGIGAVINTAKVEIGSRAIVFGLGGIGLNVVQGLRLAGADQIVGVDLNPDKVEMATRFGMTDFVNPTDVDGDLVAYLVNLTKGGADYTFDATGNVGVMRTALESAHKGWGESIIIGVAPAGAEISTRPFQLVTGRSWRGTAFGGARGRTDVPQIVDWYMEGKIEIDPMITHTMPLEDINKGFDLMHAGESIRSVVLY; from the coding sequence ATGCGCACACGTGCTGCCGTTGCCACGCAAGCGGGCAAGCCGCTGGAAATCATGGACGTAAACCTTGATGGCCCCCGCGCCGGCGAGGTTCTGGTTGAAATCAAGGCAACAGGCATTTGCCACACGGACGAATTTACCCTTTCGGGTGCTGATCCCGAAGGGCTGTTTCCCGCGATTCTGGGCCATGAGGGCGCAGGTGTGGTCGTTGACGTGGGTCCAGACGTGAAAAGCCTGAAAAAGGGCGATCATGTGATTCCGCTTTACACGCCGGAATGCCGTGAATGCGAATACTGCCTGAACCCGAAAACGAACCTGTGCCAGTCGATCCGCAGCACCCAGGGGCAGGGGGTGATGCCCGATGGCACCAGCCGTTTCAGCACGCTCGATGGTGATCCGATCTTGCACTACATGGGTTGCTCGACGTTTTCGAACTACACCGTTCTGCCCGAAATCGCGCTGGCCAAGGTGCGCGAGGATGCGCCGTTTGACAAGATTTGCTATATCGGTTGCGGCGTCACGACGGGTATCGGCGCGGTCATCAACACCGCCAAGGTCGAAATTGGCAGCCGCGCGATTGTCTTTGGACTGGGCGGAATCGGCCTGAACGTGGTGCAGGGTCTGCGTCTTGCCGGTGCCGATCAGATCGTCGGCGTTGACCTGAACCCCGACAAGGTCGAAATGGCGACCCGTTTTGGCATGACCGATTTCGTGAACCCCACAGACGTGGACGGCGATCTGGTTGCCTATCTGGTGAACCTGACAAAGGGCGGCGCGGATTACACCTTTGATGCGACGGGCAACGTCGGTGTCATGCGCACGGCACTTGAATCCGCACACAAGGGCTGGGGCGAAAGCATCATCATCGGCGTCGCCCCCGCCGGTGCCGAGATCAGCACACGCCCGTTCCAACTGGTCACGGGGCGCAGCTGGCGTGGCACGGCCTTTGGTGGCGCGCGCGGCCGCACGGATGTGCCGCAAATCGTTGATTGGTATATGGAGGGCAAGATCGAGATTGATCCGATGATCACCCACACCATGCCGCTGGAGGATATCAACAAGGGTTTTGATCTGATGCACGCAGGAGAAAGCATCCGATCTGTCGTTCTCTACTGA
- a CDS encoding C40 family peptidase translates to MMDRRLTPANDRVAATALKGQVDAACFVDGWPQSVVLPVVDLHAAPQGARDRQLLLGTPVTVFEDREGWCFVQSGRDGYVGYVPGYALGDPVNVSHRIATPATHIYEVDSFKSLNLMHLPFGAQVRVLDERPKFFETSLGFIPKKHLRPMAQPFTDPATVAQMHFGAPYLWGGNSTLGIDCSGLVQAALRACDIPCPGDSDMQCAALGRDIAPDAPLQRGDLLFWKGHVGMMVDGDTLLHANAHHMAVAYEPVAAAILRIRAQGDGDVTARKRL, encoded by the coding sequence GTGATGGATCGGCGTCTGACCCCAGCAAATGATCGCGTAGCTGCAACCGCGCTCAAGGGCCAGGTCGATGCCGCCTGCTTTGTCGATGGCTGGCCGCAAAGCGTGGTGCTTCCGGTGGTGGATTTGCACGCAGCCCCGCAGGGCGCGCGCGACCGGCAACTGCTGCTTGGCACCCCCGTCACGGTGTTCGAGGACCGCGAGGGCTGGTGCTTTGTGCAATCGGGGCGTGATGGCTATGTCGGTTATGTGCCGGGCTATGCGCTGGGTGATCCGGTTAACGTCAGCCACCGCATCGCCACCCCGGCGACCCACATATACGAGGTCGACAGCTTTAAATCACTGAACCTGATGCATCTGCCGTTCGGGGCGCAGGTCCGGGTTTTGGACGAGCGGCCAAAGTTTTTCGAAACGTCCCTAGGGTTCATCCCGAAAAAGCACCTGCGGCCAATGGCGCAACCGTTTACCGATCCGGCGACTGTCGCGCAGATGCACTTTGGCGCGCCCTATCTTTGGGGTGGCAACAGCACGCTTGGGATCGACTGTTCCGGTCTTGTGCAGGCCGCCCTGCGCGCCTGCGACATCCCCTGCCCGGGCGATAGCGACATGCAGTGTGCCGCGCTTGGCCGCGATATCGCGCCAGATGCCCCATTGCAGCGGGGCGACCTGTTGTTCTGGAAAGGGCACGTGGGGATGATGGTGGATGGTGATACGCTGCTGCACGCGAACGCGCATCATATGGCAGTGGCCTATGAACCGGTCGCGGCGGCCATCTTGCGGATCAGGGCGCAGGGTGACGGCGATGTGACGGCGCGCAAACGCCTGTAA
- the mbfA gene encoding iron exporter MbfA, producing MIPGISTRRRFRDLSEQDILALAISSEEDDARIYRSYAEMLRPEFPASAAVFDGMASEEDEHRRRLIDLHSKRFGEVIPLIRREHVSGFYARRPVWLIENLGIDRIREEAAQMERDAERFYRAAAAATSDADTRKLLGDLAAAEAGHTQTASALEEQHVDGDARDEEASAAHRQFVLTWVQPGLAGLMDGSVSTLAPIFAVAFATQDTWTTFLVGLAASVGAGISMGFTEAASDDGQISGRGSPLKRGFASGIMTTVGGLGHALPYLIADFWTATIIAIIVVFVELWAIAWIQNRYMQTPFFRAAFQVVLGGALVFAAGVLIGSG from the coding sequence ATGATCCCCGGAATTTCAACCCGCCGCCGTTTTCGCGATCTGTCCGAGCAAGACATCCTTGCGCTTGCGATTTCATCCGAAGAGGACGATGCGCGCATCTATCGCAGCTACGCCGAGATGCTGCGGCCCGAGTTTCCGGCTTCGGCAGCCGTATTTGACGGGATGGCGTCCGAGGAAGACGAGCATCGCCGTCGTTTGATCGACCTGCACAGCAAACGCTTTGGCGAAGTCATCCCGCTGATCCGGCGCGAGCATGTGTCGGGCTTCTACGCCCGCCGCCCCGTCTGGCTGATCGAAAACCTTGGGATTGACCGTATCCGGGAAGAAGCCGCGCAGATGGAGCGTGACGCGGAACGCTTTTACCGCGCCGCTGCCGCCGCCACGAGCGATGCCGATACCCGCAAACTGTTGGGCGATTTGGCGGCAGCCGAGGCAGGCCATACCCAAACCGCCAGCGCGCTTGAGGAACAGCATGTCGATGGCGATGCCCGCGACGAAGAAGCCAGCGCCGCCCATCGCCAGTTCGTCCTGACGTGGGTGCAGCCCGGTCTGGCGGGGTTGATGGACGGGTCGGTGTCGACCCTCGCACCGATTTTTGCCGTGGCGTTTGCCACGCAAGATACATGGACAACCTTTCTTGTGGGGCTTGCCGCATCGGTTGGGGCTGGCATCAGCATGGGCTTTACCGAAGCGGCGTCTGATGACGGTCAAATCTCGGGGCGCGGGTCGCCCCTGAAACGCGGGTTTGCGTCGGGCATCATGACGACAGTTGGCGGGCTGGGCCACGCGCTGCCCTATCTGATCGCGGATTTCTGGACCGCGACCATTATCGCGATCATCGTTGTGTTCGTCGAATTGTGGGCCATCGCCTGGATTCAGAACCGTTATATGCAAACGCCGTTCTTTCGTGCGGCGTTTCAGGTGGTGCTGGGTGGGGCGCTGGTATTCGCCGCGGGCGTTTTGATCGGTTCGGGATAG
- a CDS encoding AEC family transporter, with amino-acid sequence MWDIFLQTVPFFALIGLGYGAGLTGFFTPEATAYLTKFVFYFALSAMLFRFSANLSLAAIIDWPFIFAYLWGTLTIYLVATGVALLRSRGVEEAAVEAQCAVIGNVGFLGIPMLVLLLGENAIGPVMMVLAVDLIVFGSLIVILITGSRDGRMSWGVLRTVGLGLLKNPMIVAITLGLIVSGLSLPIPAPVNQFLSILGAAATPGALFAIGASLATKSAERVFVAGWLSFAKLVLHPAAVAFAALVMFPVDGYAAGVMIAAAALPVAGNVYILAQHYGVAPHRVSASILISTVASVLTVSVVIALIQYL; translated from the coding sequence ATGTGGGACATCTTTCTTCAGACAGTGCCGTTTTTCGCATTGATTGGCCTTGGCTATGGCGCGGGCCTCACGGGCTTTTTCACGCCCGAGGCGACCGCTTATTTGACCAAGTTCGTCTTCTACTTTGCGCTCTCGGCGATGTTGTTCCGCTTCTCGGCGAACCTGTCACTGGCCGCGATCATCGACTGGCCATTCATCTTTGCCTACCTCTGGGGAACGCTGACGATATATCTTGTCGCGACCGGCGTGGCCCTGTTGCGCAGTCGTGGCGTCGAAGAGGCCGCCGTCGAAGCACAATGCGCCGTGATCGGCAACGTGGGCTTTCTGGGCATCCCGATGCTGGTGCTTTTGCTGGGCGAAAATGCCATCGGTCCCGTGATGATGGTGCTGGCCGTTGATCTGATCGTCTTTGGCAGCCTGATCGTGATCCTGATCACCGGTTCACGCGATGGGCGCATGTCCTGGGGCGTCTTGCGCACGGTCGGGCTGGGGTTGCTGAAAAACCCGATGATCGTCGCGATCACGCTGGGGCTGATCGTGTCCGGCCTGTCCCTGCCGATCCCTGCACCTGTCAACCAGTTCTTGTCGATCCTTGGGGCCGCAGCGACACCCGGTGCGCTGTTTGCAATCGGTGCGTCATTGGCGACGAAATCTGCGGAACGGGTGTTTGTCGCGGGCTGGCTGTCGTTCGCCAAACTGGTATTGCACCCCGCCGCTGTGGCCTTTGCCGCGCTTGTCATGTTTCCCGTCGATGGCTACGCGGCTGGGGTAATGATCGCCGCTGCCGCCTTGCCAGTGGCGGGCAATGTCTACATCCTGGCGCAGCACTATGGGGTCGCGCCGCATCGCGTGTCCGCCTCGATCCTGATTTCCACAGTGGCCAGCGTGCTGACGGTGTCAGTCGTCATCGCCCTGATCCAATACCTGTGA
- a CDS encoding carbonic anhydrase, giving the protein MKFAKPLPDYLVKRYHGWKATSFSDNRSWYRHLAEMGQHPRAMVVSCCDSRVHVTSIFGADQGEFFIHRNIANLIPEYTPDGDHHGTSAAIEYAVGTLKVAHLIVLGHSNCGGVQGCYDMCSGHAPELEKSTSFVGRWMDILRPGFDRLDKGDDVARIRQLEKESVLVSLENLMTFPFVQAAIDDGMLSLHGMWTDIGEGGLEAYDPVSDGFVQV; this is encoded by the coding sequence ATGAAATTCGCCAAACCCCTGCCCGATTACCTTGTGAAACGCTATCACGGATGGAAGGCCACATCATTTAGCGACAACCGCAGCTGGTATCGCCATCTTGCCGAGATGGGCCAGCATCCGCGCGCAATGGTCGTTTCGTGTTGCGACAGCCGCGTGCACGTCACATCAATCTTTGGCGCGGATCAGGGTGAATTTTTCATCCACCGCAACATCGCCAACCTGATCCCGGAATATACGCCGGACGGGGATCATCACGGCACATCTGCAGCGATTGAATATGCCGTTGGCACACTCAAGGTGGCGCATCTGATCGTGCTGGGCCATTCCAACTGTGGTGGCGTGCAAGGCTGTTACGACATGTGCTCGGGTCACGCGCCGGAGCTGGAGAAATCGACCAGTTTCGTCGGGCGTTGGATGGATATTCTGCGCCCCGGGTTTGATCGCCTGGACAAGGGCGATGACGTCGCGCGGATTCGTCAGCTTGAAAAGGAATCCGTGCTGGTGTCGTTGGAAAACCTGATGACCTTTCCCTTTGTTCAGGCGGCGATAGATGACGGCATGTTGTCGCTGCATGGCATGTGGACGGATATCGGCGAAGGCGGTCTGGAAGCCTATGATCCCGTTTCTGACGGTTTTGTTCAGGTATAG
- a CDS encoding DUF2794 domain-containing protein, whose translation MTVQNITPFGAAMPEQIAFHRTELGPILGLYGRMVAAGEWRDYGISCLRDVAVFSVFRRTAENPIYRIEKRPRLRLKQGQYAVVGMDGQILKRGNDLKQVLRVLERKLIRAVQ comes from the coding sequence ATGACAGTGCAAAACATCACGCCGTTCGGGGCCGCTATGCCCGAACAAATCGCGTTTCACCGCACCGAATTGGGGCCGATACTGGGGCTTTATGGCCGGATGGTCGCCGCTGGCGAATGGCGCGATTACGGGATTTCCTGCTTGCGCGATGTAGCCGTGTTTTCCGTCTTTCGCCGCACTGCCGAAAACCCGATCTACCGGATCGAAAAGCGCCCCCGCCTGCGTCTGAAACAGGGGCAATATGCGGTTGTGGGGATGGACGGGCAAATCCTGAAGCGCGGCAACGACCTGAAACAGGTGTTGCGGGTGCTGGAACGCAAGCTGATCCGCGCCGTGCAATGA